One Leucobacter muris DNA segment encodes these proteins:
- a CDS encoding S8 family peptidase: MASLIIHGDLSSPSTPLDRKLYVRPILRPHSFLTGVEHVLDEELFPDLLHRAIRRIVESDAGRPPAAPSVRIINLSIGAESRALVRKMSPLGRLLDWLAVELNLLFVVSAGNHSRPLMIPTTAVLNADDALIGAVKAARATSRQRGILPPGDSLNALTVGAIHSDSSGEIELPDGVWNLTEDGMPAHYSAIGPGVGRSIKPDLYHEGGRVLYSRPIVEPGAEHVELRPLHTPATAPGTKGLSDKRCVGSGGFHS, translated from the coding sequence ATGGCTTCGCTCATCATCCACGGCGACCTCTCATCTCCAAGCACCCCGCTCGATCGCAAGCTCTATGTACGCCCGATTCTGCGTCCACACAGTTTCCTCACCGGAGTTGAGCACGTCCTCGACGAGGAACTCTTCCCTGATTTACTGCATCGAGCAATCCGACGCATTGTCGAGAGCGACGCAGGCCGACCACCCGCCGCTCCCAGCGTGCGCATCATCAATCTCTCAATCGGCGCAGAGTCTCGAGCGCTCGTACGGAAGATGAGCCCACTCGGCCGTCTCTTGGACTGGCTAGCCGTCGAGCTGAACCTGTTGTTTGTTGTGAGCGCCGGAAACCACAGCCGCCCGCTGATGATTCCCACCACAGCGGTACTCAACGCTGACGATGCTCTGATCGGAGCCGTCAAGGCCGCACGCGCGACTAGCCGTCAGCGTGGGATCCTTCCACCTGGCGACTCGTTGAACGCGCTCACAGTCGGAGCCATTCACTCCGACTCAAGCGGAGAGATCGAACTCCCAGATGGCGTATGGAACCTCACTGAGGATGGGATGCCAGCCCACTACAGCGCGATCGGCCCTGGCGTCGGCCGATCGATCAAGCCCGATCTCTACCACGAGGGTGGTCGAGTGCTCTACTCTCGACCGATCGTCGAACCAGGCGCCGAACACGTCGAACTGCGACCTTTACATACCCCGGCCACCGCACCGGGGACCAAGGGTCTGTCCGATAAACGGTGTGTGGGATCCGGCGGTTTTCATTCGTGA
- a CDS encoding COG1361 family protein, producing MLAWLGPGNPVWVTVVVRNDGAGASTGHTLDFAPQEGTDRQVSADANCAATPPGGFRCVGGALAPGESEFHSFRFSPPGAVEGWPPFWSATVAGEQPDALEEDDRVVLELPDSTFVRLEADIKTRVDDTDGDGRATPGEPMEVYVYFVNTSEYELDEVVVAVTGTVWDHRRLAQAIAPDEETTVRFDATVPDLGDDASSGVEADVTARAMGATVNTSSGTLMLLGPYAAPNPEGPEGEQNGAVKHEVIGAPAETLEDVAPRSAPLSSDLGVIETREDPPLLGVPPAPREAPAELSPIHTEQSASTSREQPLATASAQPSSGQQAPLSITGSDPLRTSMLGAHVLVALGIVFAHIGFSRQARRTRAGSGS from the coding sequence ATGCTCGCCTGGCTGGGGCCGGGAAACCCGGTGTGGGTCACCGTCGTGGTGCGCAACGACGGAGCCGGCGCCTCCACCGGCCACACGCTCGATTTCGCGCCGCAGGAGGGCACCGACCGGCAGGTGTCCGCCGACGCGAACTGCGCCGCGACGCCCCCGGGCGGGTTCCGCTGCGTCGGCGGCGCGCTGGCCCCGGGCGAGAGCGAGTTCCACTCCTTCCGGTTCTCCCCGCCGGGAGCCGTGGAGGGGTGGCCGCCGTTCTGGTCGGCGACGGTCGCGGGCGAGCAGCCCGACGCACTCGAGGAGGACGACCGTGTGGTGCTCGAACTGCCCGACTCCACCTTCGTCAGGCTCGAAGCCGACATCAAGACCCGGGTCGACGACACCGACGGCGACGGGCGCGCGACGCCCGGAGAACCCATGGAGGTCTACGTCTACTTCGTCAACACCAGCGAGTACGAACTCGACGAGGTGGTCGTCGCCGTCACCGGAACCGTCTGGGACCACCGCCGGCTGGCGCAGGCGATCGCGCCCGACGAAGAGACCACGGTGCGATTCGACGCGACCGTGCCGGACCTCGGGGACGACGCATCGAGCGGGGTGGAGGCCGATGTCACCGCCCGCGCCATGGGGGCGACCGTCAACACTTCGAGCGGCACACTGATGCTGCTGGGCCCCTATGCGGCACCGAATCCCGAAGGACCCGAGGGCGAGCAGAACGGCGCCGTGAAGCACGAGGTCATCGGCGCCCCGGCAGAGACCCTCGAGGACGTCGCGCCCCGATCCGCGCCCCTCTCGAGCGATCTCGGTGTCATCGAGACGCGGGAGGATCCGCCCCTCCTCGGCGTCCCTCCGGCGCCGCGGGAAGCCCCGGCCGAGCTCAGCCCGATCCACACCGAGCAGTCGGCGTCGACCTCGCGAGAACAACCCCTCGCAACCGCGTCGGCGCAGCCGTCCTCGGGTCAACAGGCGCCACTCAGCATCACCGGCTCCGACCCCCTCAGGACGTCGATGCTCGGGGCGCACGTGCTCGTCGCGCTCGGGATCGTGTTCGCCCACATCGGCTTCTCGCGGCAGGCGCGCAGAACGCGTGCGGGAAGCGGATCCTGA
- a CDS encoding tyrosine-type recombinase/integrase → MQCTGATKAAAELALKRKLSERSLFQPGFAGLSADSTFAKLVDYWLEDMEVEDRLSRTTRNLYERNMRTLVAPSFAELTLREIGVARCDYFLKQLAKQSYSRARQARVVLRLALGLAVRHEVIPRNPMDHVSRLRRPARTPDAFEGSEIELIREAVREWEERKIVAGPKPDGQLGQIIEVLLGTSVRIGEVLAIRIRDLDLRSAIPTVRITGTIVSRKGEPTHRQDHPKTSRSVRTIALPQFAVAAIRARIKKRLSIDPDALLFCNRNGDPLTTNNVRRRLRDVMDKAGLNGVTPHRFRRTGATAVNQAGGIDLAAELLGHTDSRITAQHYIVRNDLVNPATARMLEERYGGTA, encoded by the coding sequence GTGCAGTGCACTGGGGCGACGAAAGCCGCCGCCGAACTCGCGCTCAAGCGAAAGCTCTCCGAGCGATCGCTCTTCCAACCCGGGTTTGCTGGCCTCAGCGCCGACAGTACGTTCGCGAAGCTCGTGGACTACTGGCTTGAGGACATGGAGGTCGAAGACCGGCTCTCACGAACCACCCGGAACCTCTACGAGCGGAACATGCGAACCCTCGTCGCCCCGTCGTTCGCCGAGCTAACATTGCGCGAAATCGGAGTCGCACGGTGCGACTACTTCCTGAAACAACTCGCGAAGCAAAGCTATAGCCGTGCCCGTCAGGCTCGCGTGGTTCTGCGCCTCGCGCTCGGGCTTGCAGTGCGGCACGAAGTGATCCCACGCAATCCGATGGATCACGTCTCTCGGCTGCGCCGACCCGCTCGTACTCCTGATGCGTTCGAGGGCTCGGAGATCGAACTGATCCGCGAGGCCGTGCGCGAGTGGGAAGAGCGAAAGATCGTGGCTGGCCCAAAGCCAGACGGACAGCTCGGGCAGATCATCGAAGTGCTCCTCGGCACCTCCGTTCGGATCGGCGAAGTCCTTGCGATCCGTATCCGAGACCTCGACCTCCGCAGCGCAATCCCAACGGTCAGGATCACGGGCACCATCGTCAGCAGGAAGGGCGAACCGACTCACCGCCAAGATCACCCGAAGACCTCACGCTCGGTGCGGACGATCGCACTGCCGCAGTTCGCGGTGGCCGCGATCCGCGCGCGGATCAAGAAGCGGCTTTCGATCGACCCCGATGCGCTTCTGTTCTGCAACCGCAACGGCGATCCACTCACGACGAACAACGTCCGCCGCCGACTCCGCGACGTGATGGACAAAGCAGGACTGAACGGAGTGACCCCGCACCGATTCCGCCGCACCGGAGCGACTGCAGTCAACCAGGCTGGCGGCATCGACCTCGCGGCCGAGCTTCTCGGACACACCGACTCGCGGATCACAGCTCAGCACTACATCGTGCGTAATGATCTAGTGAACCCGGCCACCGCCCGCATGCTGGAGGAGAGGTACGGTGGCACCGCGTAA
- a CDS encoding IS3 family transposase (programmed frameshift), with translation MPSKYDPELRQRALRMLAEARPEHESLTAACRHVGGLLGVSPETLRVWQRRYDIDTGAKPGTSIDMAQENRRLRREVSELRKANEVLKAASVFFAKGTRPATNEMIRFIDEYRDRFGVEFLCRTLRAAVRGFLTSRGYRAAKARSASARQLRDELLLPEIRRLHAKHYGVYGRRKMHALLKREGWKIGRDQTERLMRLAGVRGVRKSKRVFTTRPNKTAALPADLVNRRFAADGPRKLWVCDVTYVATWSGFAYVAFVTDVYSRRIVGWNVAATLKSEVLPMQALDMAAWQSGGRLDGLIHHADHGSNYTAMVYTDRIAELGAVPSTGTVGDSFDNAMAEAVNNLYKTELIRQQGPWRTVEQVELATLEYVWWWNHERLHGELDMRTPIEVEQAYYTEAEELLSPTG, from the exons ATGCCAAGCAAATATGACCCTGAACTTCGCCAGCGCGCACTTCGGATGCTCGCCGAAGCCCGTCCCGAGCACGAGTCGCTGACCGCGGCCTGCCGACACGTCGGTGGGCTCCTCGGAGTGAGCCCGGAGACGCTGCGCGTGTGGCAGCGCCGCTACGACATCGATACCGGCGCGAAGCCTGGCACCTCGATCGATATGGCCCAGGAGAACCGGCGGTTACGCCGCGAGGTGAGCGAGCTCCGTAAGGCCAACGAGGTACTCAAAGCCGCGAGCGTGTTTTTCGCGA AAGGAACTCGACCGGCCACGAACGAAATGATCAGATTCATCGACGAGTACCGTGATCGTTTCGGGGTCGAGTTCCTCTGTCGTACGCTGCGTGCGGCAGTTCGTGGGTTCCTCACCTCCCGCGGATACCGGGCCGCGAAAGCCCGGTCGGCCTCAGCCAGGCAGCTGCGCGACGAGTTGCTCCTCCCTGAGATCCGGCGGCTCCACGCGAAGCACTATGGCGTGTACGGGCGCCGGAAGATGCATGCCCTGCTGAAGCGTGAGGGGTGGAAGATCGGCCGCGACCAGACCGAGCGTCTGATGCGGCTCGCCGGCGTGCGCGGGGTACGGAAATCAAAGCGCGTGTTCACCACACGCCCTAACAAAACGGCGGCACTGCCTGCCGATCTCGTCAACCGGAGATTCGCCGCTGACGGGCCGCGCAAGCTCTGGGTGTGCGACGTGACCTACGTCGCCACCTGGTCTGGGTTCGCCTATGTCGCGTTCGTCACTGACGTGTACTCGCGCAGAATCGTGGGCTGGAATGTCGCTGCGACGCTGAAATCTGAGGTTCTGCCGATGCAGGCACTCGATATGGCTGCGTGGCAATCGGGCGGCAGGCTCGATGGCCTGATCCATCACGCCGATCACGGGTCGAATTACACCGCCATGGTCTATACGGATCGCATTGCGGAACTCGGAGCAGTGCCCTCGACCGGGACGGTCGGCGACAGTTTTGACAATGCCATGGCTGAGGCGGTCAACAACCTCTACAAGACCGAACTGATCCGACAGCAGGGCCCCTGGCGGACGGTTGAGCAGGTCGAACTCGCGACCCTCGAATACGTGTGGTGGTGGAACCATGAGCGCCTTCACGGGGAGCTCGATATGCGTACCCCGATCGAGGTCGAGCAGGCCTACTATACTGAGGCCGAGGAACTTCTGTCACCGACAGGTTGA
- a CDS encoding DUF2188 domain-containing protein, with the protein MAKHDVTTKAKNGQWVNEVDGDPALSRSFRSRDEAVQASREFTAERGTRHTVVHDEPTGAITDGGDPEDETPVVGEGA; encoded by the coding sequence ATGGCGAAGCACGACGTCACCACCAAGGCGAAGAACGGGCAGTGGGTGAACGAGGTCGACGGCGATCCGGCGCTCTCGCGCAGCTTCAGAAGCCGAGACGAGGCCGTTCAGGCAAGTCGCGAGTTCACCGCCGAGCGCGGCACCCGGCACACCGTCGTGCACGACGAGCCGACCGGAGCGATCACCGACGGCGGCGATCCGGAAGACGAGACCCCCGTCGTGGGCGAGGGCGCGTAG
- a CDS encoding cytochrome P450: MARLAPLIEEQWRTELADWIAGGDRSAYDAAVGVFGRAGMRWAGLPGTAAAQTRWAARLAQIVDGFGAPYSPEFVMSALNRAWSDRHAQKLVEATRAGRLDPAEGTALHAWAWHRDEQDVLLPARLAGIELQNCIRPLIAVARFVAFAAKELHDRPEWRARIAAETAERGSLVSGPLATAFAQEVRRTAPFVPVLPAWALEGIELDGERVPAGGRVVLDVLGTNLDDGSWERAELFDPERFVGIDDYEELAAFVPQGGGATVAGGHRCPGEKLAIVGLAAAVATLSDERVAVLGRGLEVNRRRLPTKPASGGRVRGAGAAADRCPMH, translated from the coding sequence GTGGCGCGGCTGGCCCCGCTGATCGAGGAGCAGTGGCGCACGGAGCTCGCCGACTGGATCGCCGGTGGGGACCGCTCCGCCTACGATGCCGCCGTCGGCGTGTTCGGCCGCGCCGGCATGCGCTGGGCGGGGCTGCCCGGCACGGCTGCGGCTCAGACCCGGTGGGCGGCGCGCCTCGCGCAGATCGTCGACGGCTTCGGGGCCCCGTACTCGCCCGAGTTCGTGATGTCGGCCCTGAACCGCGCGTGGTCCGACCGCCACGCGCAGAAGCTCGTCGAGGCGACGCGCGCCGGCCGGCTCGATCCCGCCGAGGGCACCGCGCTGCACGCGTGGGCCTGGCACCGCGATGAGCAGGACGTGCTGCTGCCCGCGCGGCTGGCCGGGATCGAGCTGCAGAACTGCATCCGCCCGCTCATCGCGGTCGCCCGTTTCGTCGCCTTCGCCGCCAAAGAGCTGCACGACCGACCCGAGTGGCGCGCCCGCATCGCCGCCGAGACCGCCGAGCGCGGCAGCCTCGTCAGCGGCCCGCTCGCGACGGCGTTCGCGCAGGAGGTGCGCCGTACTGCGCCCTTCGTGCCCGTGCTGCCCGCTTGGGCGCTCGAGGGCATCGAGCTCGACGGCGAGCGGGTGCCGGCGGGCGGTCGGGTGGTGCTCGACGTGCTCGGCACGAATCTCGACGACGGGTCGTGGGAGCGGGCCGAACTCTTCGATCCCGAGCGCTTCGTCGGGATCGACGACTACGAGGAGCTCGCGGCATTCGTGCCGCAGGGGGGGGGCGCCACGGTCGCGGGCGGGCACCGGTGCCCGGGAGAGAAGCTCGCGATCGTCGGTCTCGCCGCGGCCGTGGCAACGCTGAGCGATGAGCGCGTCGCGGTCCTGGGTCGGGGCCTCGAGGTGAATCGTCGCCGGCTGCCCACGAAGCCCGCCTCCGGTGGGCGGGTGCGAGGCGCGGGCGCGGCTGCGGATCGCTGCCCGATGCACTGA
- the chrA gene encoding chromate efflux transporter — protein sequence MRFGVMRTNMNVRCQLASCFPERGLNGRLGGVGLPDSVASRPFPGSSGRVFLVFLRLGLTSFGGPVAHLGYFRTEFVERRGWLSDRAYADLVALCQFLPGPASSQVGMAIGLQRAGILGMLAAWAGFTLPSAMLLFAFALGIGASGDLSQAGWVLGLKAAAVAVVAHAVLAMARSLTPDARRATIAVAVMVLVLLVPGPLAMLGAMIAAGIAGLLFLARTAHTGAPARTEDRFPVRLHRGVSIGCLIAFALLLVTLPILATATGDAALSLFDLFYRAGSFVFGGGHVVLPLLQAETVQTGLVEPGAFLAGYGAAQAVPGPLFTFSAFLGAVTTSGPSGALGASIALVAIFLPSALLIIGVLPLWNRLRRAPRVQRALKGVNAGVVGLLAAALYDPVFTEGVTGPHSLVIVAVAFVALTAWKAPAWAVVLGAAGLGALLL from the coding sequence ATGCGTTTCGGAGTCATGCGAACCAATATGAACGTTAGGTGTCAGCTGGCGAGTTGCTTTCCAGAGCGCGGGCTCAACGGCAGACTTGGTGGGGTGGGACTCCCTGATTCAGTTGCGTCTCGCCCATTCCCGGGTTCATCGGGACGGGTCTTCCTCGTGTTCCTGCGGCTCGGGTTGACGTCGTTTGGCGGGCCGGTCGCTCACCTCGGCTATTTCCGCACCGAGTTCGTCGAGCGGCGAGGATGGCTCAGTGACCGCGCCTACGCGGATCTCGTCGCGCTGTGCCAGTTCCTGCCCGGGCCGGCGTCGAGTCAGGTCGGCATGGCGATCGGCCTGCAGCGCGCCGGTATCCTCGGCATGCTCGCCGCCTGGGCCGGCTTCACGCTCCCCTCAGCCATGCTGCTTTTCGCTTTCGCGCTCGGTATCGGCGCGAGCGGGGATCTCTCGCAGGCGGGCTGGGTACTCGGTTTGAAGGCGGCTGCGGTCGCGGTAGTCGCCCACGCTGTGCTCGCCATGGCAAGATCGCTCACCCCCGATGCTCGTCGCGCGACGATCGCGGTCGCGGTCATGGTGCTCGTGCTGCTCGTGCCGGGCCCGCTCGCGATGCTTGGTGCCATGATCGCCGCGGGCATCGCCGGGTTGCTGTTCCTTGCGCGCACCGCGCACACCGGGGCACCCGCCAGGACTGAGGATCGATTTCCGGTGCGCCTGCACCGGGGCGTCTCGATCGGCTGCCTGATCGCGTTCGCCCTGCTGCTGGTGACCCTCCCGATCCTCGCAACAGCGACAGGAGATGCGGCACTCAGTCTGTTCGACCTCTTCTACCGTGCGGGCTCGTTCGTGTTCGGGGGCGGCCATGTCGTGCTGCCGCTCCTGCAGGCGGAGACGGTGCAGACAGGGCTCGTAGAGCCCGGCGCGTTCCTGGCCGGGTACGGAGCCGCGCAGGCGGTGCCTGGTCCGTTGTTCACGTTCTCCGCTTTCCTTGGCGCGGTCACGACGAGCGGCCCCTCGGGGGCGCTCGGAGCATCGATCGCCCTCGTCGCGATCTTCCTCCCCTCGGCCCTCCTCATCATCGGCGTACTGCCGCTCTGGAATCGGCTGCGCCGAGCCCCGAGGGTGCAGCGAGCGCTGAAGGGCGTGAATGCGGGAGTCGTCGGCCTGCTCGCGGCGGCCCTGTACGATCCGGTGTTCACCGAGGGCGTCACCGGACCGCACTCTCTCGTAATCGTCGCAGTGGCATTCGTCGCACTGACCGCGTGGAAGGCTCCCGCTTGGGCCGTGGTGCTCGGTGCTGCTGGGCTGGGGGCGCTGCTGCTCTGA
- a CDS encoding IS256 family transposase, translating into MIDPVTGEIIDQKELAERLLAQAKEQGVSLTGPGGLLSQLTKNVLETALNAELTEHLGHEHGGTPIGENMRNGTRVKTVLTEIGPVEIEVPRDRDGSFEPVIVPKRKRRLDGIDQIVLSLSARGLTTGEIAAHFDEVYGAKVSKDTISRITEKVAGELAEWSSRPLDALYPVIFVDAIVVKVRDGQVRNTPFYVVMGVTVNGERDILGIWAGDGQEGARFWLQVFTELKNRGVEDVLIAVCDGLKGLPEAINTTWEQTVVQQCIVHLIRNSFRYAGRQHRDAIVRSLKPVYTAPSEQAAKDRFEEFAAEWGGRYPAIVQLWKNSWAEFVPFLEYDVEIRRVICTTNAIESINARYRRAVRARGHFPNEAAALKCLYLVTRSLDPTGGGRARWVMRWKPALNAFAITFAGRFEKTTHE; encoded by the coding sequence ATGATTGATCCCGTGACCGGGGAGATCATCGATCAGAAAGAACTCGCAGAACGCTTGCTCGCGCAGGCGAAGGAGCAGGGCGTGAGCCTGACGGGGCCGGGCGGCCTGCTCAGCCAGCTCACGAAGAACGTCCTCGAGACCGCGCTGAATGCCGAGTTGACCGAGCACCTCGGCCACGAGCACGGCGGGACCCCAATCGGCGAGAACATGCGTAACGGGACGCGGGTCAAGACGGTGCTGACAGAGATCGGCCCCGTCGAGATCGAAGTCCCGCGAGATCGAGACGGGTCGTTCGAGCCGGTGATCGTCCCCAAGCGGAAACGCCGACTGGACGGCATCGATCAGATCGTTCTGTCCCTTTCCGCTCGGGGGTTGACGACCGGTGAGATCGCTGCGCATTTCGACGAGGTCTATGGGGCGAAGGTCTCCAAGGACACGATCAGCCGGATCACCGAGAAGGTCGCCGGGGAACTCGCCGAATGGTCGAGCAGGCCGTTGGATGCGCTCTACCCGGTGATCTTCGTCGACGCGATCGTGGTGAAGGTCCGTGACGGGCAGGTGAGGAACACCCCGTTCTATGTCGTGATGGGCGTCACCGTGAACGGGGAACGCGACATCCTCGGCATCTGGGCCGGTGACGGTCAGGAGGGTGCGAGGTTCTGGCTGCAGGTGTTCACCGAGCTGAAGAACCGGGGTGTCGAGGACGTGCTCATCGCGGTCTGCGACGGGCTGAAGGGTCTCCCGGAGGCGATCAACACCACTTGGGAGCAAACGGTCGTCCAGCAGTGCATCGTCCATCTGATCCGCAACAGCTTCCGCTACGCCGGGCGGCAACACCGCGACGCGATCGTCCGTTCCCTCAAACCCGTCTACACGGCCCCGTCGGAGCAGGCGGCGAAGGATCGGTTCGAGGAGTTCGCCGCCGAGTGGGGCGGACGGTATCCGGCGATCGTGCAGCTCTGGAAGAACAGCTGGGCGGAGTTCGTGCCGTTCCTCGAGTATGACGTCGAGATCCGGCGGGTGATCTGCACGACCAACGCGATCGAGTCAATCAACGCTCGCTATCGGCGCGCCGTGAGAGCTCGGGGGCACTTTCCCAACGAGGCCGCCGCGCTGAAATGTCTCTACCTCGTGACGCGGTCGCTTGACCCGACTGGCGGCGGAAGGGCACGCTGGGTGATGAGGTGGAAGCCCGCGCTGAACGCGTTCGCGATCACCTTCGCCGGACGGTTCGAGAAAACCACTCACGAATGA
- a CDS encoding DUF1801 domain-containing protein — protein sequence MAEKEKAGFSAQERAAMKERAAELRAEAKREKGAKKAAAEEAELLAKIEQMPDGDRQMAQRVHSIVTSAAPDLAPKLYYGQPGYARGGKVVVFFRSGQMDKERYSTFGVSAEAALDDESGFWPTSYALVDPTERAWEQLADVVRRAAG from the coding sequence ATGGCTGAGAAGGAGAAGGCCGGGTTCTCGGCTCAGGAGCGGGCCGCGATGAAGGAGCGGGCCGCCGAGCTGAGGGCCGAGGCCAAACGCGAGAAGGGCGCGAAGAAGGCTGCGGCCGAGGAGGCGGAGCTGCTCGCGAAGATCGAGCAGATGCCCGACGGCGACCGGCAGATGGCGCAAAGGGTGCACTCGATCGTCACGTCGGCGGCCCCCGACCTGGCGCCGAAGCTCTACTACGGCCAGCCCGGGTATGCGCGGGGCGGCAAGGTCGTGGTCTTCTTCCGCAGCGGGCAGATGGACAAGGAGCGCTACTCGACGTTCGGCGTGAGCGCCGAGGCGGCGCTCGACGACGAGAGCGGGTTCTGGCCCACCTCGTACGCGCTCGTCGACCCGACGGAGCGCGCCTGGGAGCAGCTCGCAGACGTCGTGCGGAGGGCCGCGGGGTAG
- a CDS encoding RNA polymerase sigma factor codes for MDSLLATHWSSQRRMHQLDDLGGLPADDVESSPEALGDAQEQRAAAALLELPERWRDVIVAVDVEGRPVQDVARSLGLSPNSTSVLLKRARGGLRKAWIQRLHRPTSALPDDCASAVEHFGIMRWGKPGARRRAAAERHLTTCDSCRSRYAQFIEQATTVGLGIAGLLALTREWRQKLVPALATSATVVASFSIPATIDQAPLAPPPSPAPVQVDESPARTGSGASGADGRTVGSEPGSGDRPADPSVTAEPDPGADTPEDEEEEEETTVLYFGDWTGWNEEEQRFVVAP; via the coding sequence ATGGACTCGCTGCTCGCCACCCACTGGAGTTCGCAGCGGCGCATGCATCAGCTCGACGACCTCGGGGGCTTGCCCGCCGATGACGTCGAGAGCTCGCCGGAAGCGCTCGGCGACGCTCAGGAGCAGCGCGCCGCCGCCGCGCTGCTGGAGCTGCCCGAACGGTGGCGCGACGTGATCGTGGCCGTCGATGTCGAGGGGCGACCGGTGCAGGACGTCGCGAGATCGCTCGGCCTCTCCCCGAACTCCACCTCCGTGCTGCTCAAGCGGGCTCGCGGCGGCCTGCGCAAGGCGTGGATCCAGCGCCTGCACCGGCCGACCTCTGCGCTGCCCGACGACTGCGCGAGCGCGGTCGAGCACTTCGGCATCATGCGCTGGGGCAAGCCGGGCGCGCGGCGGAGAGCCGCGGCCGAGCGTCACCTCACCACCTGCGACTCGTGCCGTTCGCGGTACGCGCAGTTCATCGAGCAGGCCACCACCGTCGGCCTGGGGATCGCCGGTCTGCTCGCGCTCACCCGCGAGTGGCGGCAGAAGCTCGTCCCCGCCCTGGCCACCTCCGCGACCGTGGTCGCCTCGTTCTCGATCCCCGCCACGATCGACCAGGCGCCCCTCGCCCCGCCGCCGAGCCCCGCGCCCGTTCAGGTCGACGAGTCGCCCGCTCGAACCGGCTCGGGGGCGTCCGGTGCGGATGGCCGCACCGTGGGTTCGGAGCCGGGATCGGGCGACCGGCCTGCGGATCCGAGCGTCACCGCCGAGCCGGATCCCGGAGCCGACACCCCCGAGGATGAGGAAGAGGAGGAAGAGACCACGGTCCTCTACTTCGGGGACTGGACCGGCTGGAACGAGGAGGAGCAGCGCTTCGTCGTGGCGCCGTGA